A window of Daucus carota subsp. sativus chromosome 2, DH1 v3.0, whole genome shotgun sequence genomic DNA:
TAATCCCTGTTAATCTTATTGACTTATTGTATGAAATTGATAGTCAACCAGATAATATGCAAAGCCCTTAAAAGGACTGCCGGTAAAATGAATAACAATTGGTACTCATTTGACATATGGCAAGCCACAAAGAAGGGGGCAGCCTCAGCCAATCATCATTTAACCGCACACTCCCTAATTTTGTACAATGTCAAAAGTAAATAGATCACTTCTTTTTAAATGGTGTAGTGCTGTCATGCCAACTCTTGATTGAGTTTAATAGCATCAGTCTTACGATATACTAGAAAAAAttgactaatattttttttttagtgcCAAAACCTGAGTTCTGTATGTCTGCGATTACTACCACGAATAGTATGTTTCTCTTGATAGTAACCTGAGTTAAGTCTTCACTAAACCTGAACTACTTCccctttaataataaataatatacctCCAATCAGGGAAAGACTCTTTTAACTATTCCAACTCCCCTTCTACAAAAACAATGGTTGACTCTTCATCTTAACCATAATTATAATATGAGGACCTATTATGGAAGTAAAAACATATGATACACATATCTTGCAAAAttaaattgtttaaaaaataaaatgaattatacaAGTACACTAAAAGCTTAGGAAAAAATCAAAGAGAGCAAGATTGGTAAAACATGTCAAcaagaaattataataaagaCTGAATTGCTGATATGTTATGTCTCGAACCTATAACAAAAGTGGTACCTGTCATAGAAAAATTAACTACCAGGAAGTCTGAGCTAGTCAATGGGTTAAGAAAAACTTACTTCTTCTTATCAATGTTGGGAATATCACTTTTCTCCCCCTTCTCCACAATGACCTTCAATACACAAGATCAGGATATAATGGAAGTTAGATTCAGTTCTATATCCAGCAGTTGTAGACAGAACAAAAGTTTCAAGGAATTAATAATCCTGTGATGGAATTATACAATACAAGCCACAGGAATCTCTGTCTAGATTAGAAGGTTCGCAGAAGTaacaaaaaatatgttaaaaaaaggTCTCCTCTTTTTTTATCCGAAAATGACAAATTAAGTACAGCTAATTTTATTGTATTCCAAATGAACATCAACAAAGCACGAGGTTTAAATTAGAAACTATAGTTTTGCAGTCCTAAACATGTAACTGGACTTAACTAAGTGCCTTCAATTATTAAATAGATAAGAGTAACATTTCCTTTGAATGTGCTACTGAAAACACTACAGGTCTCGAGCCACTTTAAACTCAAATGTTTTCCGTATTTATGACCACCCCCACAAAAAGGATGAGCCTCTAGAATGAATGGTCCCACATTCTACCTTCCTCTTTATACAAAACCAAACCAGACCTAGTGTGTCCCACTCATAAAGAAGAAGATGAGATGTACACAAGCCTTACCACTTCCAAAGAGTAGTGACGCTATTTTCAAAGAGAAATACTACCTTCTTCTCTGCTATATGTTATTCAATGTTTACAGTGCTCATTCTTGTGGATAACTAGTCCAATAACAATTTACTCATAGTTTTCATTCTTGTGGATAACTAATTCTAATAAGAGCTATGGTTTATAAAAGAGGGATAGGACAACAAAACGAAATACAGACAATGCCAGTTACGACAAAATACATACTATGTAAGTCAAGACAAGGAAAACGATATCACTGGAACAAATTGCAATAAGAGGCCaaaaaaaacaattcattaTCATCACTTCCGACCGTGTTAAGTTAGGTGGTACAAGTATTATCATTCCTTTTTCCCTTCATGTTTCTGacataaaaaactaaaaaacacATGAAACTAAACCACTTAGTCAAACAGTCCTTTCATAATCTATACCAATCACATTCATACACTTTGCTAACCAATTCACGCAACTACACAATGTCAAGGGTTCAAGAATTCGACTCTCACCGGAATCCTATCTGGGTATTTCTCCCTGATCCTTGCAGCCTCTGCGCTCCGCTTCTCTGAAACGCGATAAAATGTTTATAACATCATACCATCACATATAATAACAATCCAATTACCCatcataaaacaaacaaaattgatTGAAATCAAGATCATACCAAGACTATGTTCTTGCTTAAACGAACTCTTAGCCATTGAATCACTAATTATGATCCCAAATCACTGATCTTTGACTCCTACAAATCAATCACCAAAAACTAtcaacaaacacaaaaaaaacaCTTTCAAACAAGATTTTCAAAGTTACGACTAAAAAAACGATCGTTTTTCAATCAATCAAAAACCCATATCAAATTCACAATTCTGCAGAAGACCCACCAAGAATCTTGAATTAAAGAAAACTTGATCAAAAAGATTGCTTTAATCGAGAGATAGAAAAGAAAGAACTAACCTTTTGAGATGAAGTAGATAGATGGCTTTTGATTATGCTTACAATCTTCAACTTTATATATGAGCAGTGCATAACAAGTCTAAAGAGTCTTGCATAACCTAATCATtatctttcttttattttattttaatattatattcacctaaaataataaattattgacCGTTTGAGTGTTTTTCTACGCCGCTTGGATGCCGTATACAAAAATTACAAGGAACATGGTTTCCTTTCGTTTTCCTACTCACGTATTTTATTCGATACTTAGTTGAGAGctgcctataaaaattatattaataatttaatattaatatttgtagaatgtaaTAATTTAATGGCTgtctacaaaaaatatattaatgatttaaaattaatatttttaggataaaataaattttatattataaaaatcttgatgtgataccaatactaatatataaaattgtaaaattggactataattcatggtgaaaaaatgaaaataaatttctacacgtaattaacaatttaaagcacaacgaaacttaattttatttgtgttttgtttttttttaatcatgttcttacattgtcaccttccttcaattttttttggattgattgtacacaaaaacatttaacttaaatccgtgagatagcggtctacaacttcccttgcttataacaacctttagtttttaataatgtataaacagccttcgcttaaaaattgcttgaacggagcaaacagataatgcactAACAATATTTTCctctatacaaagtaaataatataaaaattaagaacAACAAACATATccgattaaaatattataaaagaataactaacaaacatacatcactaatagttactccctctgtccctctcatttctttacagttactattttgggatgtccctctcatttctttacgttaccataaatagtaagttttttcaatcattacacccactatcttcctccactatctcatatttaacaataaaaactactattacacccactactttcctccactatctcaaatctactattaaatattgatgggtcccaccactttacccacttttcatctaactttactcatttttcatacattgtcttggtcttcgtgtccccctccaatgtaaacaattgagggggacggagggagtaatttattgatatcacccatcaatatcatgtcaagactatattcttctcccgtgttacatagtggtctataactaactttgtttgcaacaacctttatttttttaatactgtataaacagccttcacttatcattGTAGAAAAACGACACCACCAAATTAGAAATttagcaagagaactatcacaaGAAAGAGGTAGGGCTgtgatattgagagagaggaggttgtgtttagatgatccaaaatctcacaacctataagggtatttatagatgcagagagacttgtgtgctactctttctcattattaaataatccgaaacaaaatcagattaaaactttcaaattactacattccataaataatttgaaacaaaatcagattctgaaacttgcttctaatatatccgaaactaaaaaaggtagttctaatttatgatatttttcatccaaaaattccagaaaattagcaaaatagaacggagcgatgtgagaggcgccacctaccagagagaggtagggctgtttattgagagagaggaggttgtgtttagatgatccaaaatcccacaacctataagggtatttataggtgcatagagacttgtgtgctactctttcccataattaaataatctgaaacaaaatcagattaaaacttcaagttactatatttcataaataatttgaaacaaaatcagattctgaaacttgcttctaatatatccgaaactaaaaaaggtagttctaatttttgatattaaaactttcaagttactatatttcataaataatttgaaacaaaatcagattctgaaacttgcttttaatatatccaaaactaaaaaaggtagttctaatttttgatatttttcatccaaaaattccagaaaattagcaAGATAGAACGGAGCaatatgagaggcgccacctatacGCCCCTCGCttttcctttatataagtatacatccaaaaattccagaaaattagcaAGATAGAACAGAGCgatatgagaggcgccacctatacgcccctcgcttctcctttatataagtatattgattgttaAGTTAATTATAGTTTATTAGCTATATTTTGTGgcattgtttttttaataatttatcattcgtatttaatatatgaaactttagtttaattttatatttatgctAAATTTAGATACTTATGAATATTCtcattgaaataaataattaaaataaccatgtctgtaaatttatatttccaaataaATAGAACATAAAATTCTTATTATTAGTCAAACACTGTATGACATTGATCAActgttaaattgattttaacagCATACCTATGGATACATAACTTATCTAATTAGGTTTCAGataataactaaaaaattaGCTTGTCTTAAATTGAAtctaaaattcaatttttatttttaaatatataatttagtatgaatcaaataaataaggcCACATCATACTACACAGTGGTACTACGCTAACAAAGTATTATTGATGTATTTTGATGATGACACCATTCGATTGATAATATCCTAATTTTTTGGTAAAAATTTATCAGGTCAAATTTAATAATTCCATTTTTTGGTTGAGGTTTCAAGGAATATGAACATAGAAAATTTACGAAAATATTCATGTTTTTAACATATTGATTTATGAGGTTGCATATTTGATTTGATCATAATTTATCATTCgtatttaatatatgaaactttagtttaattttatatttatgctAAATTTAGATACTTATGAATATTCtcattgaaataaataattaaaataaccatgtctgtaaatttatatttccaaataaATAGAACATAAAATTCTTATTATTAGTCAAACACTGTATGACATTGATCAActgttaaattgattttaacagCATACCTATGGATACGTAACTTATCTAATTAGGTTTCAGataataactaaaaaattaGCTTGTCTTAAATTGAAtctaaaattcaatttttatttttaaatatataatttagtatgaatcaaataaataaggcCACATCATACACAGTGGTACTACGCTAACAAAGTATTATTGATgtattttgatgattacaccattCGATTGATAATTTCCTAATTCTTTGGTAAAAATTTATCAGGTCAAATTTAATAATTCCATTTTTTGGTTGAGGTTTCAAGGAATATGAACATAGAAAATTTACGAAAATATTCATGTTTTTAACATATTGATTTATGAGGTTGCATATTTGATTTGATCATGTTCCAGAAATCGACttaaacatatttttgaaaaagagtctataaacataaaataaacaAGCATTCAAGTTCTATTATGTTGATATCTTATTCGAATAAAAGTCATAATTTATATTCCTCTGTACCATTTTAACCTCTGTGCCATTTTAAACCtgactttttaaaattataacacgtatataaaattataaaaaaataatatctatattcaataaaaaaaattcaattcttatatcaaataaaagtttagattctaaatttttatttgatataaattttataaagaataattatactttttaacacctttacgtgtaaaaagtcaaaagcagttaaaataatattctatatatttttaaattagatcTTAATTTCTTTAAAGAACTGCGTGTCCCCAATTCCAAAGACAATTTGAAATTCCCAAAACTTGAGAAAAAGTTGGGTGCCACCCCAATTGGAAAATTGGGTTATGCGGTAATTTTTGACAACCtcgttataaatttataattctgCGATTATATCCTGTTTAAATTATATCCTATTCAAACAAAGCAAAGAAATAATGTAATTCAGGAAATACATGTGATGTAAAAGAGTAGTATTTCAACTTTCGAGAGGGGAAAACAAAACCCAGATCCTAAAGCTATTAAGCACGCACGTGTAATGTTTGCAAAGTACTTGGAACCCAGATCAGTAGATCACTCCAGAATGATCTAAAATCCAGGGTCTTGTACTCTCCAGAATATATCATGATTCATCAATACATCATCCCTTGTCCATGATACATGCATCTAACGTATGAGGTTTACACTAGTACTCGGaagaccaaaccaaaaattctGTGTAACCCACTTTGGAAGAATGATGGCAGATGCTAAATACATGATCAGATTCTGCATATACTTGTACACTTTACTCAAAAATTAGGTTTAATACACATATATGCTATATGCCTATATGTATGAACTACAAAAGTACAAATCTTACATACAGAACAATAGTTCTTTCGTGATTTCAACACTGTAGTTACTAACCAAAACCCTCCTCAAAGCAACTCCATAAACAACATTCTGTCTCAAGTATTAAGATTTAATTTCACAGACTGGTGGACACATTGACAAAGCCACCATGAACTTCAGGAATAAATTAATGCAATCTTCACATCTAAACGCAGAATGACTATCAAAAACTGAAATTTAAACCACATACCTGTTTTATTGAGACAAAAGATTAGTACATGAACGTTTGGCTAATTAACTTTCAAATTTGCAAGTCAAGATTCATTCCAAAATCAGCTTATTTATCCATAAAATAGCAGTAAACAGAACATCCAACAACCCAGAGGCTCCTTGGACATATATTGAATCCACAGCGCCACACCCATATTAAGGTTTTAAATCTAGTGCATTGCAAAGCCGACAAATAAATCACAGTCAACCACGTATCCGCAAAATAAATCAACAATTAGTACCAAACACTGAACTTAATCCACCCTACTAAACTTTAAACAAAAGTATCACTACAAAGAATTAGCCAGAAATCGAAAAGtgatcaaatatcaaatcattcAATTCTTCAACAATCAAGATTCAACTAAAACTAACCCATATCTCATCATCAACCTCTTTcatcatatatcatataatatataaaatttcacaaaaagATCTAAACTTTATAAAAACTACCCCATAAAATTTGAAACCCACCGAGACCCATTACCACACTACAAATCCTCATCCTCTTTCTTCTTCGGTTTTCGATAATTCTCCTCATAGTGCTTCGCGATCACGAGCCCTGTTTTGTAAAGCTTATGAATGTTCGGCACGTCGTAGTTTTGGGCCACGTAGACTCCGCAAACTGTGCCTAGCATGAAGTGGAAGGTGCTTCTGATTATACCCATTTGACGAATTGAAGAGACTTGTGATGAATAGATACAAAATCACGAATTTTGTGTGTGTAATTTTAGGGTTTTGGAGATGTTGATTTGGGATTGTATTTGTAATTGAAGTTTCCCCTTCCCCAAGACGCGTATCAGAGGAGGGAATGTAAGTTTATTTGTTTGGGCCATAAGGTTGGTCTTTGTGGGATGGGCCTTAGTTGGGCTTGGCTCTGTCTGGTTGTTTAAAATCCGTTTTATAATCTATCTGTCCAGTTTTGGGCTTAGTAAAATCCAAAGGAGATGAAAATGTCTGAGCTGTGATTAGCAGAATTTTCTTTTACACATTGGTTATGCGTAATGAGTATATATGTTATTTCAAAATGATAGTATATGATCTgattcttaaattatttttgccGAAATATCCATGATGGTCATTactataaattttacataattataggGGTAttctcaaaaaattcaaaaatatatacaattttaattgatttaggggttttataaaaaaacaccATCCTAAATCCCCTCAGATGCATAGttgtaaaaattgaaaattgggATTGATCGGTAGAGATGCTGATGATCaatcaaacataaaatcaaatagattgtattattatattaatatttaatatattagtttaatttattatatagcatatattaaaataatttataatgattttttttagaataataatttataatgattaatcatattataaaagtagaattaaaaaatatcttattaaaaaataatcagaGATTATCGATCGGGAACGTTTAGAAACATCAATATGCGTTTTTTCCTGACCAAAAGATTGA
This region includes:
- the LOC108208072 gene encoding uncharacterized protein LOC108208072 — translated: MGIIRSTFHFMLGTVCGVYVAQNYDVPNIHKLYKTGLVIAKHYEENYRKPKKKEDEDL